The following nucleotide sequence is from Candidatus Marinarcus aquaticus.
CAAAAAAGAGCTAATTATTGATTGATGCTACATCTCATTGGATGTAGTATCACTCGCGTCATTGCTGGCAATCGCGAAGTCATTCTCTTGGAATCGCACTAAAATCATCCCAGCGAATTTATTTTTTTTATAAAACTCCACTCGATATAACTCCCCTTTTTTATCTACAGAGAAGTATTTTGGAATTTCACGTTTATGAATTTTAATATCGGCTTCATTCTTTTTATTTTTATTGGTATATCCAATCACGTTAACTCGATACCCATCTTTCCCATAGACAAAGATATCTTCATGCGCGGTTACGATTTCACCAAATTTAACATTGACCTCTTTATCATCAATTTTAAACATGATTTCATCCTCTTGTTCATCAATATCCAAATAATCAGGTGAGAGTTTTGCTAATCGCACATTTCCATAATGAATTGAATAGTCATTTCCTGTTTTTAAAACCGTCATCAAAGGATTACTTGGTGTGAACTTTAATGTACCATCTTTTTTTACTGGAAAGTAGTTTAAGTGTGGTCGCACTTCACTTAAAGGCAGTTTAATTTTATCGTTGTAAAAAGAGATATAAATATCATTATACAACGCTTCACTGATACCTGTAGGAGAAAGTTCAAAGTTACGTTCAAACTCTATGCCCATGACTCTCATATACTCTTCTAGGGCTAAGATATGATAATACGCTCGCTCAACCACAGGAAGTTGCTTACTCGCTTCA
It contains:
- a CDS encoding M14 family metallopeptidase, which codes for MNLGMLRLFKVVLFFLLLQNLYAGINGIDFDLIKKGQDDNNTLLIVGGIQGDEPGGFMAASLITTHYTIKKGSVWVVPNLNFYSIIKRSRGPYGDMNRKFAKLSSKDPDYESIQRVKKYITNESVKLVLNLHDGSGYYRKNYIDRLHSPYRWGQSSIIDQTNLDIPYYGNLQEISERVCEHVNDNLLRDEDIYHVHNTRTREGDKEMEKTLTYFAINKGKASFGNEASKQLPVVERAYYHILALEEYMRVMGIEFERNFELSPTGISEALYNDIYISFYNDKIKLPLSEVRPHLNYFPVKKDGTLKFTPSNPLMTVLKTGNDYSIHYGNVRLAKLSPDYLDIDEQEDEIMFKIDDKEVNVKFGEIVTAHEDIFVYGKDGYRVNVIGYTNKNKKNEADIKIHKREIPKYFSVDKKGELYRVEFYKKNKFAGMILVRFQENDFAIASNDASDTTSNEM